The following nucleotide sequence is from Oryzias melastigma strain HK-1 linkage group LG3, ASM292280v2, whole genome shotgun sequence.
tggatgggtttaATCATCTGGATGAGAAAACAAGCGGATGAAATGCTTAGACTACAACCTGGATGAGgggaagatggatggagaatCCCATAACAATGAAATGAATGCTTCTTCTTTTGTGCACAAACGTAACTTATTCAAGCATTTGAAACTTTGAGAACAGAAATCTGCAGAAGTGAATCGTTTCTTTCAGAGACATCTGCCTTAACAAGGATGGCAAGATGGCGCCAATGTTCATGGCGTACCGTCAGTCGCCAAACTCTTCATtggttttatgctttttatattttactattgCACGCTGTtctatgtttatttttcttgcgTACACCACTTTGGCCTCCTTGACTGGTCGTGGAAGGTGCTTTAATGAATTCATtacaaatgaaaagtaaaaaaaaaaaaaattattaaatctGTGATTTTAAGCACACTACAAACTCAATTTAGGAAGCAtcttaagaaaagaaaaacctttttatttattatgtaacAAAAGGTTTCTTGTTCGTCTTTTACGGCTAGAATACCGCCAAAAATAGAAATCTGTAAGTTATCGAACGCTTTATTTAGTGGTTATGATGCTTACTagaatcaaaaatgtgtttttgctgtttctgcGGCACAATTCTCTTCAGAAtcactcatttttttatacCATTACTGCTGTCTTTCTATgatatttccatgttttccagATAAGTCATCGACAACTCCTCACATGAAAGGACTCATAAACGTCCATGCAAAACATAAAGTGCAcccttcaaaacaaactttattttgttaacatTTACAAGAACATCACTGACATTAATGTTCCATTCGTTACATATACATCTACACTGTACAGatgcaacagaaaaaacataaaccaaGTCTCTTCTGCGTTGGGGGACTCGTGCTCCGGTCAGCGGCACTGGAAAAGTTCTGCAGCTGTGGAGCCGAGCGGCCCAAACCCTTCAGTCGTTTAGAAATCGCCTTCACCGCTCTGCTCAAGTCTTCAAGTGTTTGcgtatataaatacaatttcgTCCGATCAATTTCTTACTGTGGCAAACTGGAATCAAAATTTCcgtttttttctataaaacctCTTTAAATACACATgtatttgtaaatatatatttgatgcCCAAAGGTCTCCCCCCTTGTGCCTCTTCATTGTGTCTCCAGGAACATTCAGTAGTTGTTGTAGGACAACATAAAGTTTAATACTCACTTAAATATACAGTGAAGGACAAGATATACCCAAACGTAGCAGTATCACTGACCCTGTTTTTGTCACTATTATTGAACTGGTATAATCGGTGACATGATGAGAGcgtaataaataatatttgatctgttttgctGTCGGACGCCAAGCTGTAAAAACTGTCACGCTTTGATAAAAGGCAGCGGAGGGTCGATACTTGCTTCTGTTGGAAATCAGTCCTGCCAGGAcaggcagaaagaaaaaaaaaagaaaaaaaaaacggctttgtaaacagaaaaacataatttagattttctcaTTAACAGAATGAGCACGACACTGCATTTCCTCACACTCTTTAAAGAAACACGGCTTTTGCAGTTTTTCACCTCATTGACCCTATGAATGCACGGAGCGCTCCAGCGTTGACTGCAGAAGCCATTGTACAAGTCTCTCGTCATGCTTTTTTATCTAGCCGTCCAGGAGGGGAGGGGCAGACATGACTGAGATGGACACTTACAGGTGAGGGAGTAAAAACGCTGATGTGAGACTTTTACAATGGCCACACCTCGTTCTGCAAAACACACACTGTAAGGACGTTTACGCAGCGTGATGAAGACGTAGAAGAAATGCGACTGCACAGCTAGTTGACATCTACATTGTTGATGTTACGGTCCGGAGATATCTATGCTACTTAAAGAGAATTTTACAGATTAACAGCACAAACACGTGGAGGTTTGCACACGATGTCGCTTCCTTAATGTGAAACTCCCGTCGATGAAGAGTGATTAAGAATAACAGGTCTCCCTTTTTCTCTTAAGGTAAATGAGGTGAGCGAGGTCCTCCCATGATGCACGTCTCCTGCCTCCCCACACAGGGAGTGAATCCTCATAATGCCGATCccccttttgttttgttaacaCCCGGCGATGCTCAGCTTCCACCAGAAAGCTACATAGGACTACATGAAGAGAAACAACACTTCAACTAATGCACAGTGCAAATAGGCGTCTCCCGCTCTTTTCCATCTTCCCAGCCTTCAAAAACGAGAAGGCATGGAGGAGAGGTGAGGTTAGGAGGGTTTTTTTTCGTGGACCGTGGCCCCCACCCCGATAGCAGGCGGCTCTTCTTCTATTAGTTTTCGCTCTTTTTTTGGTCTCTCTGAATCTCCTGGCCTGGGGGAGGAGATGGAGGCTGAGTGGCGAGGGGGATGATGGGTAAAAAGGTGGAGGGAGCAGAGTGTTACTTGTACAGGCTCATGGTTGGACTCTGGTACATGCACATGTAGGCGTCGCAGAGCAGGCGGCGCGCCTGCCCCTGGATGCTCTTGGGGTCGAGAGTGTGCAGTTCTTCCGGAGTCATTTTCAGGTACGTCTCCACCTCGGGGCAGGGAGACACCTGCGGGATGTTGAAACCATTCTGCCCCCCTGGAAAGACACAGGAAATAGAGTTGactataaatgcatttaaagtgactttaaaaGCAGTGaaactacataaaataaattcaaaagtgGAAGAAACTTCATTTCTTTGAAACCCACCGTCACGGTCGGCCATACTGTCGAAGAAGAGCCAGGCGGAGTCTGCGTTGCCGTACTTGACGAAGGCCACGTAGTGACTGGTCTCGATGCATAGCACAGCGAACAGCTCCATCCTCTGGCGGGGAAAGCCGCCCTGACGCCCCATGCCCTCTTGCAGCTCCTTGGGGACGGACAGTTTGCCGTGTCGATGGGCTTTCCTCTTTGGGTGGAGGTGAACCTAGACCAGCAGGATCAGATAAACGTGTGATTACACGTGTAATGTGCTGCTGTGGTCAGGTAAGGGGGAAACGACGAAAGCATCTCGACGGGTTTTTATGGAACACGCTGTTGGGAAATCACAACTCTAATGCAATCACTGACTGTGAGACGTGTGTAACAGTGCAGGGAAAAGCCATTTCCCTAAAACTACTCATCACTGAGGCTGCTATTTCTTTGGATTTGGCACCACCACATGGAGGAACGTTGACTTGACCACTTCTGCTGCTGTAAGAGCGCCCTCTTACTGTTTACCTGTGTATTACACTTTTCACAGAACTGCTTAATCTTGCCAGCAGTGATGTCCCCATCTTCATAACAGTCTCTGCACTCGTAGAACGCCAGGCCTCCACAGATACGACATTCCCTGGGAGCTgtacaacaaaacaaaccatcGTTGATCGCCTtcaaaacccagaaggagcAGAAATGACCTCATCCGTCAGCCCTTGTACATCAAACCGTAAAAGAACTCACTGTCTTCAAGGAGATCCGTGATGTCCAACTCTAAGGAAGGAAAAATcttgttgaacattttgaagtcCTTGCCAAAGCGGGGCATCTGGATGATAAGGCAGGAGGGAGCCTTGGCGAGatggaaaaagacaaaagcatcAGTTCATGAAGTCCTTACCACAACAGCACTCACATGTTCACAAAGGAGACGAGGATGTGACAGAATAAACGGGTTCTCTTTAAGGCTCATCACCTCTGCAAACTTGAGATCGCTGTTGATGAAGGACCATTCTAGAAGCTGCTGGATGGTTGGAACTCCAACCTTGTCCTTCTTGTCCATGAAGATCTGGTAAAAGTAACAGTCCTGGACCTTCTGGCCTGCTGATCTAGAAATATCATCAGACCAATCCATTATTATCATACTGTCTCCCACACTTTCACAACTGTGACCCCagatcagatatttaaattcaaaaatgacagttacaaaatcaaaataatttcattCAACTACTTCAAGTTTTCTCCTTTCCTTTTAATGTTCcctggtaaaacatttttccctCTCCTCATTTTAGAATTAGACCCACACCagcaaaaattgtgttttaacatgttcttgcagcatttttggaGAACATatacaaaagaataaaagattaaaactgtctaagtatatatttatttaaaatgtgataaagcctgggtttgtgatgcagcaactgccatggacgggtcaaagtctcccttctcctcTAAAAATCGATGTATCCTCTTGcagtcaaatagatccattaacatcttcattttcctcatctgtgtCCATTTTAGCTCAAacctgtacagctggatagctgatattgctcacctaatgagctcctgctgctctacagaaaatatgacttaaaaaaaaggacgaAGGCTTTttggttttagctaaaaactgcgtaatcgtaattaaaagaccacttggtatgatttttaaatagaaaaaaatgtagtaggACTGGAACTTTTTACTACAGCTCCTTTGAAACATTGAATAGTATTTCTAAAAGGGTTTGAAATTGTCATGTTTTTCCacaattaattatttacaaacTAATTAGCATGTTATACTTTCTTAGTCaccttcatttcattttttttttgtatttttattgagcCTTTAAAACAGATACAGAATACTCCTTGgtaatgtaaaagaaaaagtgtggaggtcttttataataaaagtcattttctaattgtattttgatttattgctgcgcaacaatgtcacaaatttaaatgaaaatagcaATTAAGGTAgattaaatagattaattaattacaggtcatgattaattaattgcacaaaataaataatcaaatgacAACATTAATttctatgtttttctttcttcattttagtTACATTTGTAGTTGTGGTTATTGAAAGAACtgataaaataagaataaagtactaaaaatggATTgactatttatttcttttgtaaggtAAAGTGGGATAATGCCAGACGAAgcgtgcattatcagaaattaaagcACACTGTGGAAGCCTGAATCGGCAGAAGACGGCTGTTTCATCAAATGTGATTAATTagctttaataaatatgaacatgttaattttttttaaatgaatcgcATGCGTTAAAGTGTTAACATAGACAACCctagtaaaaacacaaatgtttgagTCTACTTAAATATCCTTTTTAAATACAGACATTAATGAACTAAACATATTTAGTATGACTAAACAGCTAAAGGGAAGttcaaaaagtctaaattaaaaataactgaagTCTCTTCTCAAGGTTTTACCACAAGCAGACATCTGCTTCTTTAGCAGCAGAGTTCTTCGGTGTGAAAAGTGTCCAACActtccttgtgtttttttgttaaacacacTCATCTTTACCTTAGCTTAAGCAGTGGATCCACTCTTAATATGTGGTGGAAAAGAATGTTAAGGAACTCTTCAGGATCTGTAAGACATAATAAggttaaattacatttatgttcATTTGCAATGCAGAAACTGGGGTTCAAAGCGAGCACCTTTTTCTTCAGAGGTAAATCCAGAAGCTGCCTCCACTTTTTCTAGAATCCTCCTCAGCTTCATCACTTTTGTGGCACAAACATAACCGTGTCTGGGAACGAGAAAAGAACAAGTTCTGAAAAATGATTTAGGAAAGCttttataaaaacactttttcctttGTCCTATCAAAGTAGTGGTTTAGCCTGAGCTGCTTCAGAGAGCAGAATGTACCATGTCTTACATGCGTAGGGGGTTCACTATCTCAGTGCGTAGCAGCTCCTGGGTCTCCCTGTAATACTCCACATCAGTCTTTGATTGTGGCCTCAGTAGAACCGTGTCCAAAACCGAACTGAAGGAGAAGAGACTGCAGACGCAAAAGCACCGCCGTCAAAATCCCAACACTGACAAACGAGGATCTTTCCAACAAATCCACCGCACTGACCAGAAGAGGGTCGAATCTAGGTAGCAGGAGTTGTAATGACCCTGGATGCCCTTCTTTTTCCCCACCATTACATCCAGGCCATCGTTTTCTGTGCGTGGAGGCGTGTTCTCGTGAACGACCTCGCTCAGGTAACCTCCAAATGCTGCGAAGACGCACAgtgaaaatataaacacaaagacGAGTCATTCCTTGTGCCCACGGAGGCTGGTCCCACTCACCGATTGAGTTGCATCGCTCTATGGGGTTGGGGGAGTGGTGCAGGGACGGGAAGCGGGAGTCGGGCCGACAGCACTTGAGCTTGACAAACAGAGCTTTCTTAGGGGGGCAGGTGAAATACCGGGTACCTTTGAAGGTGCCGTCAGTGCAGCCGGGGCACTCTTCTTCCTGAAAGAAAGTTTCAGATCGTGTGACAGCATGACTGCAGGGTTCCTCTAGCTAAACCTgctttaaaaccacaaacagaAAGATGTGATTTGAGTGcagcaaaaacaggaaaagtcgAGCTTTATGGGGAAATTCGTCTAAGCACCTATGTCCTACTTATGCTATCTGCATAGCGTTGCCAGGCAACCAGCAGGGTATGAAGGAAGCCtctgaactaaaacaaaagccCCTGCAAACCACAGGTTCCATTTTTTCTCtatacaaagataaaaaaaacatgagtttgGGGTTTTTACAAAACCACAGACTTTGAAACAGCAACACTAACTTCCCCTAAAGCTCAAAAGCTACAAATATTCATTCTACAACAGGAATTTCATAAatgtgagacttttttttaaaataaagtcaattatATTGGCAATGCTtagagggtaaccaaacactaaatcaactttttttggctgctgaccTCTataatggggctttaaaagtgctgtctgttggtccttgccagatttttgaccatttaaaatTAACTGAAATTATAATCTAAAACcgtatatgaataaaaacagacaggaaaaagTTACACTTGTAAACAActcaaaagattttgatctacATTAAATATAACCtgttaaaattattcaaatgtgAACAGGCCGgagcacaaaacaaacaagacctggaaataaaaataacatgtatgctttttagcaaaaacaaatcaaatcatacTGTTTTCTTTGCTAAGTGTTTTGTTGCctggctgttttactctgtttctccttcagttatttaaattattgatttttgagATACTGCaacttctctttctgttttttttttcctaccgtCTTTAATGtgcatgtgatgcaaacaaaaaaataatgccatgctttaaatgccatatgaataggaaatatctagattttagcgcttttggttaaaaaaatctgactgtATCTTATCACCAAAAAGCTAGTTGAATCCTTTATCGATTTGTCGACAGCGTATCGAGATGTGTATCAAATTGTGAGAGGAAAAGATACACAATCCTAATTAAAAATGATCTGGCGGGTAGATCACCTGCCATCTATGATTCTGTAACCGTCAGTcattatcgtgttagctttagcaggCAGttatcaaaaatctactggcttatACAACTTTCAAGCGGACTTGGATGTTAGGCAACAATGGTTGAgtgcaattggcattgaatTCACTCTGGATTCTTTgcttaatatgttagcctttattagcttaagATGCTATCAATGAGACACGGGTCCCTTTGAGCGCCTGTTTCGGTAGAAGGTGGAGGACAAAAATCCTCAACTTCCACAGAAAGTTATATGGAGATACTAACATCCCTTTGCTCGGTCCATATTGAAGATACAGAGTGTCTATGCTTATTATCTCAAGCTAAACTCACTTTACATACTATAACTTGTGAACAGTTAACGCGATGGGTGTggttccagcagattctaaaggagaaaagcggcggagtccgccacttttctcctttagaatctgctggaaccACACCCATCGCATTAATGGTTCACAAgttactgtaaatcaaagaacatcaacataAAACATATCAAAGTGTAATTTCTTAGTTTAAAGCTCTGAGATATTTTACCAGTTCCAGCCCCGCCAAGGGCTCCAGCAGACCAGGGGGCAGACCCACCCAGCGGATCACGCCACACAGAGGGGGGTTCTCCTTCACCTCCACCAGAGAGCCCACCTCCA
It contains:
- the cylda gene encoding ubiquitin carboxyl-terminal hydrolase CYLD isoform X1; the protein is MSSALWNQDRSGGGFREDWRFYMVIKECTVEKPAQKTLRIPRGSLGQACQERNSLGRTLPPCKGKKSLRILDQTNVVLSLDERDVLELEEKLAELLFPITNCEERYALLCDESRLQRVRDIDCGSKVRVQLRSGDEPLPGVVRFKGSLLPDRALSGIWFGVELLEEGRGQGFTEGSYQGRQLFRCEEECGVFVALDKLELWEDDDDETVGELEVDHLSLVEDDQDFPPLEINSRVVVQTREGPERGTIIFCGLLPSNESLGYYVGVDMDNPIGDWDGMFHGKLLCNFASLEHTRLVPICDVMPEYSMQDQRLPRHSFALGGTNSDKSSSGPNKPNKKGLSHQTGSRSKSEFYYTLNGSSLDPPSQSKSKSTWYIDEVGEDPAKSLTETPPDFNQSSPPPRAPLSSSLSTDNKFHSLPFSLNRKPGPADSISPGPLSLSVQSVMGEQPEPPTAPAAPPSPRPSTPPRGQPGLEVGSLVEVKENPPLCGVIRWVGLPPGLLEPLAGLELEEECPGCTDGTFKGTRYFTCPPKKALFVKLKCCRPDSRFPSLHHSPNPIERCNSIAFGGYLSEVVHENTPPRTENDGLDVMVGKKKGIQGHYNSCYLDSTLFCLFSFSSVLDTVLLRPQSKTDVEYYRETQELLRTEIVNPLRIHGYVCATKVMKLRRILEKVEAASGFTSEEKDPEEFLNILFHHILRVDPLLKLRSAGQKVQDCYFYQIFMDKKDKVGVPTIQQLLEWSFINSDLKFAEAPSCLIIQMPRFGKDFKMFNKIFPSLELDITDLLEDTPRECRICGGLAFYECRDCYEDGDITAGKIKQFCEKCNTQVHLHPKRKAHRHGKLSVPKELQEGMGRQGGFPRQRMELFAVLCIETSHYVAFVKYGNADSAWLFFDSMADRDGGQNGFNIPQVSPCPEVETYLKMTPEELHTLDPKSIQGQARRLLCDAYMCMYQSPTMSLYK
- the cylda gene encoding ubiquitin carboxyl-terminal hydrolase CYLD isoform X2 — protein: MSSALWNQDRSGGGFREDWRFYMVIKECTVEKPAQKTLRIPRGSLGQACQERNSLGRTLPPCKGKKSLRILDQTNVVLSLDERDVLELEEKLAELLFPITNCEERYALLCDESRLQRVRDIDCGSKVRVQLRSGDEPLPGVVRFKGSLLPDRALSGIWFGVELLEEGRGQGFTEGSYQGRQLFRCEEECGVFVALDKLELWEDDDDETVGELEVDHLSLVEDDQDFPPLEINSRVVVQTREGPERGTIIFCGLLPSNESLGYYVGVDMDNPIGDWDGMFHGKLLCNFASLEHTRLVPICDVMPEYSMQDQRLPRHSFALGGTNSDKSSSGPNKPNKKVGEDPAKSLTETPPDFNQSSPPPRAPLSSSLSTDNKFHSLPFSLNRKPGPADSISPGPLSLSVQSVMGEQPEPPTAPAAPPSPRPSTPPRGQPGLEVGSLVEVKENPPLCGVIRWVGLPPGLLEPLAGLELEEECPGCTDGTFKGTRYFTCPPKKALFVKLKCCRPDSRFPSLHHSPNPIERCNSIAFGGYLSEVVHENTPPRTENDGLDVMVGKKKGIQGHYNSCYLDSTLFCLFSFSSVLDTVLLRPQSKTDVEYYRETQELLRTEIVNPLRIHGYVCATKVMKLRRILEKVEAASGFTSEEKDPEEFLNILFHHILRVDPLLKLRSAGQKVQDCYFYQIFMDKKDKVGVPTIQQLLEWSFINSDLKFAEAPSCLIIQMPRFGKDFKMFNKIFPSLELDITDLLEDTPRECRICGGLAFYECRDCYEDGDITAGKIKQFCEKCNTQVHLHPKRKAHRHGKLSVPKELQEGMGRQGGFPRQRMELFAVLCIETSHYVAFVKYGNADSAWLFFDSMADRDGGQNGFNIPQVSPCPEVETYLKMTPEELHTLDPKSIQGQARRLLCDAYMCMYQSPTMSLYK